ttaattcttaataattataataattaatatattaatagtcaatacattataatatcatatacaaaaaaacaaagcaattttagtcttgtgaAATAAGgggtaataatttttgtcgtgttcaaattaaaaattctcaatttgaTCCATGTAACTtcaaaaatcatgacaaatttagtcattttttgtcaatttgaTGTGAAATTCCATATTATCAACCATGccatataaatttctaaaatgtGCATGAACATCAACCTTGTACTCCGGAAATTCAAATAAGAGAAAACAAGGGATAAAAGTTGAGTTTCCCCTTTTCACATGCACAAATTAGCATAATTTCTCAGAACCTCCAAAACTTTGACTCTATGGACGAAGTCGTCACCTGTTCTTTCAAATTTACTGGATTTACATTACTGCATTAATGAAGCTTTTGCCATGTAACGTCGCAAACACTAAATACTACTGCAAGTGGACAACATGGTTAGTATGTAACTATACCATGAACTGTCACGTCCTTGACCATAATTTTAGGACCTGGGGTGGGTGCATGATTTTTGCCCCCTGAACTGGGGTTTGGGTTGATGCAGACACCTACCCGTTTATCGAAAAATCAAATCACATATATAGAGAGATCTTGATAATTCCACGACGTGGTACTTATTTAGAGATGGTAAAAATTCTTATGATTTTctcgaaaaaaaataaattcaatgtgTGAATTGACGTTGAAAATGTTGGATAATTGATTCTTTTGCCTAATTATTTCCTCATGATTTGGTTGgttaatgttaattaattaattatagctgGAAGGATATATATGATCATACTTTAATCCACTAATACAAATTCATAATCTATGTCCGaataatttttgcatttgaatTGGCTTTTGTTTCATAGTCAACTCTGTCCTTTTCATCTACTTCTACATGTCATGATAAACTCTCACCATCTTTTTTCAACTATATAAGCTGACCTTCTCATTTCATGTTCATAGCACAAAGAAACCCTAAACCTAGAGCTTGATCAAGAAGTGAATGTcgatggatttcaaattcttcgcattttttttcatttctttttcatcctTTCTCCTCCCCGCCGTCTCGAAACCTCCCTCCGTCGACATCAATTGGTGGTGCAACCAAACCCCCTACCCCGAGCCATGCAAGTACTTCATGAGCCATAATCCACGACGTTTTGTGCCTAAACACAAATCAGACTTCCGTAAAATGGCAGTCCAGTTGGCCCTAGAACGAGCCATTAGGGCTGGCGACAACACGAAATCGCTGGGTCACAAGTGTCGAAACGAGCGCGAGAAGGCGGCGTGGGCTGACTGTGTGAAGTTGTACGACAACGCCATAGAACAACTCAACAAGACCATAGACCCCAACACGAAATGTACTGATTTTGATGCACAAACATGGCTTAGCACCGCATTGACCAACCTCGAGACGTGCCGGACGGGGTTCGTTGAGCTTGGCGTCTCCGATTTCGTGCTGCCCTTGATGTCGAACAACGTCTCGAAATTGATATGCAACACTTTGGCACTTGGGAGTAATAAGACTACTCATGAAACTAGTGGGTACTATAAGGATGATGGTTTTCCGACTTGGGTTTCTCCTGGCGACCGGAGGCTGCTCCAGTCGTCGTCGGTTAGGCCGAACCTTGTGGTGGCGCAGGACGGCTCCGGCAACTACCGGACTATTAAGGCTGCTCTTGACGCGGCTGCGGGGAGGAGCGGCAGCGGCAGGTTTGTGATCCATGTGAAAAGAGGTGTTTATAGGGAGAACTTGGAAATTGGGAGCAAGTTGAGGAATATTATGCTGGTTGGTGATGGCATGAAGTACACAATTATTACAGGCAGCAGAAGTGTTGGAGGAGGTTCCACCACCTTCAATTCCGCCACCGTTGGTAAGTCCCTCTGCCTTACTCCACCACCGGTTCGCTGTGGCGGCCGGCTTCTTCGTCCACCTACCGCTTGACTCACTCAAActgcataaatatatatgtatataaatgtCAACACGTTAGAGTAtgatcattttaattaatagtcgttgattatttataattttatactttgaaCTAGTCATCATTCATGACAatgattttgatgaaaaatagaTAGTTTTCCGGAAATTCGcatttttttgtcctataggaatcttttttaatttagttctatttgttattattttttttattgcgtCTCATAAGTTgagaattttttcaattttagttgtCATGTgcatttttgtatattttatgttaattataagatgaaaaatatagtaaaaactaaaatcaacTTATGAGAGATACAATGTGcggaaattataataaataagactAAAAAAAGTCTAATATATggaatcaaaaatatattttttccatagtATTAATTTCCAAGTACTTGACCAAAAATCAGTAGTTTTTCCAAGTATGCTGATTTTTCTAATCTTCTCTAGAAAACACCCATAAACCTTTCTAacttaatttaacttttttcaaGAGATAAaccatttcttcatttatgtatatatacacatatatatatctatagcatataaacaatttatatatataaatattatatatattacatgaattaatataaaactcTGATTTTTTTCCTCAGCGGTAACTGGCGAGGGATTCATCGCCCGTGGCATAACTTTCCGCAACACCGCCGGCCCACAAAACCATCAGGCAGTGGCGCTCCGCTCCGGCTCCGACCTCTCCGTCTTCTACCGCTGCGGCTTCGAGGGGTACCAAGACACACTCTACGTCCATTCACAACGCCAATTCTACAAGGAATGCTACGTATTCGGCACCGTCGACTTCATCTTCGG
This region of Sesamum indicum cultivar Zhongzhi No. 13 linkage group LG4, S_indicum_v1.0, whole genome shotgun sequence genomic DNA includes:
- the LOC105160588 gene encoding probable pectinesterase/pectinesterase inhibitor 17, translated to MSMDFKFFAFFFISFSSFLLPAVSKPPSVDINWWCNQTPYPEPCKYFMSHNPRRFVPKHKSDFRKMAVQLALERAIRAGDNTKSLGHKCRNEREKAAWADCVKLYDNAIEQLNKTIDPNTKCTDFDAQTWLSTALTNLETCRTGFVELGVSDFVLPLMSNNVSKLICNTLALGSNKTTHETSGYYKDDGFPTWVSPGDRRLLQSSSVRPNLVVAQDGSGNYRTIKAALDAAAGRSGSGRFVIHVKRGVYRENLEIGSKLRNIMLVGDGMKYTIITGSRSVGGGSTTFNSATVAVTGEGFIARGITFRNTAGPQNHQAVALRSGSDLSVFYRCGFEGYQDTLYVHSQRQFYKECYVFGTVDFIFGNAAVVLQNCMIYARRPMDKQKNTITAQGRTDPNQNTGISIHNSRVMASADLVPVLGSFRSFLGRPWKEYSRTVFMQTYLDSLVDPAGWLEWDGNFALNTLYYGEYRNTGPGSSTSRRVRWRGYRVITSAAEAGRFTVANFIAGQSWLPATGVPFTAGL